From the genome of Symphalangus syndactylus isolate Jambi chromosome 13, NHGRI_mSymSyn1-v2.1_pri, whole genome shotgun sequence:
tcctgcctcagcctcccaagtagctgggaccacaggtgtatgcctccacacttggctaagttttttcttttttgtagagatggtgtctcactatgttgcccaggttggtctcaaactcctgggttcaagtgatcctcctgcttcagccctgcaaagtgctgagattacaggcataagtcactgtaCCTGACCAggcctctatttttttaatgtaaaaaaagagccaggtccagtggcttacgccaatcccagcactttgggaggccgaggcgggcagatcacctgaggtcaggagttcgagaccagcctgaccaacacggtgaaaccttgtctctactaaaaatataaaattagccaggtgtaatggtgcatacctgtaatcccagctactcagtaggctgaggcaggagaattgcttgaaccccagaggcggaggttgtggtgagccgagatcgtgccactgcactccagcctgtgcaacaagagcaaaactccatctcaaaaaaaaaaaaaaaaaagaagtgctatGGACCGAATTATGCACCCATACCCCCTTTTCGTGTGTTGCAGCCCTAACCTTCAATggaatggtatttggagatggggcctttgggaagtgattaggtctaGATGAGATCATGAAGGTGGGaacctcatgatgggattagtgtcttcATAGGAAGAGCACACCAGAAAgtgttctctctttctgttttcttttttctttttttttttctttttttttttttttttttgagacaggctggagtgcagtggtgccatctccgctcactacaacctccaccttacgggttcaagcaattctgctgcctcagcctcctgagtagctggaatcacagatgtgtgccaccacacccagctgatttttgtatttttagtagagacagggtttcaccatgttggccaggctggtctcgaactcctggcctcagttgatccacctgcctcagtctcccaaagtgttgggattatagtcgCGAGCTACCTCGCCCAACCTGCTCTCTGTTTCTTTCCCCAACATGTGGGAACACAGTGAGAAAGCGACTGTCTGCAAGCTCAGAACAGAGTCCTCACTAGAACACAATCATGCtgacattctctttttttgagaccacgtctcgccctgtcgcccaggctggagtgcagtgatgcaatctctgctcactgcaacttctgcctcctgggttcaagcgattcttctaccccagcctccctagtagctgggattacatgcgcatgccgccacgcccaggtaattttttgtatctttagtagcaacgggatttcaccatgttggccaggctgatctcagactcctgacctcgtgatccacccgcttcggcctcagtgctgagattataggggtgagccaccatacctggctttttttttttttttttttttgagacagagtcttgttctgtcatccaggctgaagtgcaatgtcacgatctcagctcactgcaacctccaccttctgggttcaagcggttctcctgccttagcctccccagtagctgggattacaggcacctgccaccacgcctagctaatttttttttgtatttttggtagagacaggtgtttcaccatgttggccaggctggtctcaaactcctgacctcaggtgatccacctgcctgggcctcccaaagtgctgggattataggtgtgagccacagtgtccaGCCCCAGGCTGGCATTCTGATATTGGACTTCCTACCCTCCAGAACGATGCAAAAGTAATTATTGGGACTTAAGCCACCCTATCTATGGCATTTGTTATGCAGTCCAAGCTGACTAAGAGCAAGACATTACAAAATGTGTGGGtattgccaggcactgtggctcatgtctgtaatcccagcacttgggaggctgaggcaggtggatcacttgagctcaggaggttgagaccagcctcaaaaaaaaaaagattagctgtgTGTGGTTGTGAGCTGTGTTGTGGTTTTGAACTCTGTGGTTGTGAGCCAGGTGTGGTATGGggacatgtggtcccagctactacacgggaggctaaggcaggaagagtattgcttgagcctaagaggtggaggctgcagtgggctgtaattgtgccaatgcactccagcctgggcaacacagcaagaccctgtctcaaaaaacaaacaaacaagaaaatgtgTGGGTGTGCAATATTTTGCAagatacctttttttaaaaaaatttttagacagatcttgctgtatcacccaggctggagtgcaattgtgcaatcatagctcactgcagcctcgacctcccaggctcaggcgatcctcccactccagcctccccagTGTCTGGGACCATAGGCATTTGCCACTATGCccgggtgtttttttttttttttttagatagtgtctcactctgttactcagattggagtgcagtggcataatctcggctacctgcaacctctgcctcccgggttcaagcaattctcatgcctcagcctcctgagtagctgggattacaagaaccTGCCACgaggcccggctattttttgcatttttagtagagacggggtttcaccatgttggctaggctggtctctaactcctggcctcaagtaatcctccctcctcggcctcccaaagtgctgggattacaggcatgagccaccatgcccagcccacccgGGTGATCTTTGAATCATTTctagagactgggtctccctatgttgtgtGGGCCCGTCtccaactactgggctcaaatgatccttctggcTCAGCtccccaaaatgctaggattacaggcatgagccaacatgcctggccaagatATACTATTAAGTCAACAAAGCAACATGCAGAACAGTGACAAATTTGTGCAAAAAGACAGGAGGtgtatttacatttcattttggCAAGGTGAATCCACAGACTAGCTCTGGAAGGTCCCCAGGAGTCCCACTGTGATCGCCACAAGGAAGGGGAACtgcgtgctttttttttttttttttcttgagatggagtttcgctcttgttgcccaggctgaagagcaatggcatgatcttggctcactgcaacctctgcctcctgggttcaagtgattctcctgcctcagcctcccaagtggctgggattacgggtgcacgccaccatgcccggctaattttgtattttaagtagagacagggtttccccatgatggccagactggtctcaaactcctgacctcaggtgatgcgccggcttcggcctcccaaagtgctgggattacaggtatgagtccactgcgcctggccgaactgggtgctttttaaattttgtagaaaaCTCATAGGCGAGTGTGCCTGTGTTCCAACTGGTTGGTTTCCCATGTATGTGGTCTCCAGGGGCACTCTGAGCGTGGCCAGAAGGGACTTGGGTTCCCCCCAGTCTGGGACACCTGTCCCCAAAACACCGCTTTTTTTGCGGTTGCCTGCAGTTCCAAGGTTTCCCGGAAGGTGGAGCGCTGCAGTCTGAACCCGAAGCCAGACGCCCCCCAACCCGGCCCCGGGGCCCATCCAGCCGTTCAGGGGTCAAGAATGCGCCTGGGGACATGCTGGGGGCCGGGGCCAGCACGTCTGGAGCCTTTTATAGGCACAAACGGCGCCCTGGCATCGTTCCAACCACGAATGCAGACCCCCATGGGAGGGACTGTTGGCCTAGCCTTACCAGACCCATCTGGAGGGGTCAGATACCAAGCCAGTGCCTCCTGGGGCCTGAAGCTTAGACTAATGTCCTGGCTCAGACACTGAGACAAGGTACTCACTGTCTGgaatttcctcatctgtctaATGGGGATTAGGAAACCTACCTTGCAAAGTTGCTATAAGGCTGAAAAATAGGTGTGTCCCAGAACTGTGCAGAGAACTAGCCAGGCAAAATGAACTCTtattttaggccgggtgtggaGGCTCTCACCTGTATCCCAGTACTtcgtttttattgttgttgttattattttgttttctgagacggagtcttgctctgttgcccaggctggagtgcagtggcgcgatctcaacttactgcaacctccagcctcccgggttcaagtgattctccctcctcagcctcccgagtacctgggactacaggcacgcggcaccatgcccggctaattttttgtatttttagtagaggcggagtttcaccatgttggccagcctggtctcgagctcctgacctctagagatcagcctgcctcggtctcccaaagtgctgggattacaagtgtgagtcaccgtgcccggcctgtatcccagcactttgggaggccaaggagggttgcttgagcccgggagtttgagaccagcctaggtaacatggtgagaaatcatctctaaaaaaaaattcaaaacatgttTGGTGTGGTGCTccagtagccccagctactcgggttggaggctgaggcaagaggatcatttgagctcaggaggttgaggctgcagtgaactgtgattatgccagtgtactccaggctgggcgacagagcaggatcctatctcaaaaagaaaccaaaaaatggccaggcgcagtggctccgcctgtaatcccagcactttgggaggccgaggcgggcagatcacgaggtcaggagtttaagaccagcctgatcaatatgtgaaaccccatctctactaaaaatacaaaaattagccgggtgtggtggcggtgcctgtaatctcagctactcgggaggctgaggcaggagaatcgtttgaacccaggaggcagaggtggtagtgagccaagattgcagcaatgcactccagcctgggtgacagagcgagacttcatctcaaaaaaaaaaaaaaaaaaaaaggccaggcgcagtggctcacacctgtaatcccagcactttgggaggccgaggtgggcggatcatgaggtcaggagatcaagaccatcctggctaacactgtgaaaccccatctctactaaaaatacaaaaaaattagccatgcttggtggcgggcacctgtagtcccagctacttgggaagctgaggcaggaaaatggcatgaacctgggaggtggagcttgcagtgagctgaaatcgcgccactgcactccagtctgggtgacagagtgagactccatctcaaaaaaaaaaagagagaaaccaaaAAACCTCTTACGTTTTCCTAAAAGACATGATTtcgtcacacaggctggagttcagttaTGCAaaaatagctcactgcagccctgagctCCTGGGTTCTGGAAATCCTacttcttcagcctccccagtagctgtgactataggcatgcgTAACCACAActgcctaatttttaaacttttttgtagagatgtggtttcactatgttgcccaggctggtctcaaactcccagcctccatcgatcgatccttctgcctcagcctcccaaagcatggaggttacaggcatgagccactgtgtctggccttattttgttatactttttttttctttttagaccgagtctcactttgttgcccaggctggagtgcagctctttgcaacctccacttcccagtttcaagggattctcctgccgcagcctcccaagtagttggaactataggcatgagccatcacacttggctaatttttgtatttttagtagagatggggtttcaccatgttggccaaactggtctcaaactcctgacatcaggtgatctgcccacctctgcctcccaaagtgctggggttagaggcgtgagtcacagcacccagcctattattatatttcttttaatgaaGGAACTGAAACTGCATTTGAAGAAATTttattaactgggcatggtggtgcatgcctgtagtcccagctactagggaggctgaagcaggaactCCAGGCTTGATCCTAGGAGTTCCAGGCTagagtgagctataattgtgcccactgcactccagcctgggtgacagagcacaagatcccaactaaaaaaaaaaaaaaagaaagaaaagaaaaataaaaaagaaattttgttacCAGATAGGATTTGGCTGAGTCTCCCAGAGTCAAATTTGGGGGTGCCCCACCCTTGGCATTGTCCTTGACAACTTTATTCTACTCTTACACTCAATTCCTCAGTAATTCTGTCTGctgccgccgggcgcggtggctcacgcttgtaatcccagcactttgggaggccgaggcgggcggatcacgaggtcaggagatcgagaccacggtgaaaccccgtctctactaaaaatacaaaaaattagccgggcgcagtggtgggcacctgtagtcccagctactcggagaggctgaggcaggagaatggcgtgaacccgggaggtggagcttgcagtgagccgagattgcgccactgcactccagcctgggcgacagagcgagactccgtctcaaaaaaaaaaaaaaaaaaaaaaaaattctgtctgcTGCCTCCAAAATCTATCTAGAATCCATGGGGTCTGGGCTTAACTGGAATCTCCAACATTGTTCCTGTGGCTCAGTGCAGCCCCCCTTCACCTTCTCTGGCTTTCAATCTCCCATGGAGGCCACAAGAAACCTGTGGTCACCTGAATTAGGGCAAGTCCCTCCTCTGCTTAGAACATTCTATGGCTCCCACCTCACTCAGAGCAAAAGCGAAGTCCTCTATATCACCCACAAGGTCCTTCGGGAACTACTCCTTCAGCTCCTTGTCTCCTCCCATTCTCCCCCACCATCCCTGCTCCAGGCACACCGGCATCCCTGCATTTCttagaacacatgggcacatttcagcctcagggcctttgcgcATGCCATTCCCTCATcctgaaatgctttttcttttggtCTTCCCAGGACAGAGGTCTCAACTCACATCACAAGTCACTACCtctgcaaagaggccttccctgaccaccatcGCCATCTCTGTCGTGTGGCACTGGAATCATCTCCATTATTTCGTCACCGAGTTCTTTTCTGTGTTCCCAAGCAGAACGTCAGTTCCTCGAGGGCAcagattttttgtctgtttgttcacGTTGTGGGGTGTCGCTCCATAAATACATTTCCCCTGTATCTTTTCCGACTGCACCTTCGGCTGCATTTCCTACAAATTCCTTTATGTAAAAAGAACAAGTCTGTAAAACTTGGGAGGACAGTCGTGGGCCAAGGGTGTCAGTCTGCAGCCGATTCTGGTACCAGAGTCCGGGCGGCTGTGGGTGTACCGGGGCTGCCTGTGGAGCCGCTGGTGTCCAGCCTGTCGCGCTGGGGCGACGAGCGCTCCGAGCCGCTGAAGCTCCCATCCAGGCCCGGGGGCAGGCAGCGGCGCAGGCCCCCGGAAGCCTCAGCAGCGCTCGCCGACTGCTGGGAGCCACCCGGGTCTCTGCCGCAGGAGTGGCGGCCGCAGCAGACGAGGCGCAGTAGCGCGTGGCGCAGGTCGTTGTTGGTGAGCGTGTAGATGATGGGGTTCAGAAGTGAGTTGGCCATGGCCAGTCCCAGGAAGGGATCGGCCTGCAGGAGTACAGGACAGGTGCGCGCCGGGCACGCCACGTCGAGCAACAGCAGCAGGAAGAGGGGGCCCCAACATGCCACAAAGGCCAGGAGCACCACGCTGAGCGTGCGCAGCAAGGCCAGCGAGCGCGGCTTGCGACGCGCCCGGGTCAAGGTGGTCCCGGCAGTCCCCGGCCGCGCCCGCAGGCGCCGCGCGTTGGCGCGTACGTGGCAGTAGATGCGCGCGTAGAGTGCACAGATCGCGGCCAGGATGCCCACGAAGGCGAGCACGCAGAATAGCACGTAGGCCTTGGCGTAGAGCGGCAAGACAGTGGAGCAGGCGTCCAGGCGACCTAGGCAATTCCAGCCCAGAGCTGGCAGGAGCCCGAGGAGCAGCGACACGCCCCAGGCCGCGGCTGCCATCGCCAGCGTGCGCCCCCGACTGGAGACGGGCGCAGGCCCCCTGCGCGCCATGGTGAGGCTGCGCTCCAGCGCGATGGCCAGGAGGCTCAGCACGGACGCAGTGAGTGCCACGAAGACGCCTCCCTCCCGTGCGAACCAGAGCGCGGGCGACAGTCGCAGCGTGAGCGGCCCCGAGAGTAGGATGTTGGCCGCGTAGGCGGCGCCTGCCAGCAGATCCGACAACGTGAGGCTGCCCAGGAGCAGGAACATGGGAGCGTGGAAGCGCGGGTGGCGTCCGAGCACTAACAACACGGCCAGATTCTCTAGCACGATGAAGGCGCACACCGCCAGGCACACCACGGCGTCGGCGCGCAGCCCCGCACCCGGCTGGTAGCGCGCACCGCGGAGCTTGCCGGTGTAGTTGTAATGCAGGACGATGACCTCGCTCACCGGCGCCGGCCGCAGCAGCCCCGACTCCATGGGCCGCGCGCCCCAAGGCTGTTGGAGAGGCAGGATACGGTGTCAGGCCGCGGTCCCCGTGAGCACGGTCGCAGCAGCCGGCTAAGCCGTGGGAAAGGGGCCCTACCCCCTGACCATCACCCTCCATACATGGGGTCCAAGGGGAGTTCAGGATGGAGGGATAGAGTCCGTGgagacagacatacacacaaataatatCTTGAGGGGACAAGGTGACATAGTCTCAAAAAAAGGGACATTAATAACACAtgcatggctgggcgcggtggctcacgcatggctgggcgcggtggctcatgcctgtaatccccgccaGGCTCAGGCctgaggcagtggctcacgcctgggaggctgaggcgggcagatcacgaggtcagaagatcgagaccatcctggctaacacggtgaaaccccccgtctctgctaaaaacacaaaaaattagccaggcgtggtggcacgtgcctgtagtcccagctactccagaggctgaggcacgagaatcatttgaacccaggaggcggaggttgcagtgagccgagatcgtatcactgcattccaacctgggtggcagagcgagactctgtctcaaaacacacactccctgcccccccccccccccgcaaacacacacacggctgggtgtggtggctcactcctgtaattccagcactttgggaggctgaggcaggaggattgcttgaggcccaggagttcaagattagcctgggcaacataggaggaccctgtttctacaaaaaatacaaaaattagccgggcgtggtggtgtatgcctgtagtcccagctactcagtgagAGTCccagctgaggtgagaggatcacttgagcccgggaggtcgaggctgcagtcagtgAGTGTtcatcgtgccactgtactccagccaggacaacggagcaaaaccctgtctcaaacacacacacaaacacacaagcagGGAGTTCCAGAGACATAACAGTAAACACACAGAATGCACAGAAACTCAACACACACAGAAGGAGACACTCAAATACAGCAACACACTACAAGGGCaaaacacacagtcacacaccatCAGGGAAACTACACAATACATCATACAGGAGCAGAGTGATGCAGGCAGAAAAACACAGCGACCAAAATTCAGTCACACGAATAGAGGGTCTCCCACCCAGTGGCACAGGCCACAATTTCACAACCTCCACTCACACTAGCCTGGGGCCCAGTGCACCACACTCCACACTCTTGTCTCACTGCACACAAAGCTTTTTCCTGCCAAAACCCCCTCATCCACCCAAAAACCCCATGAGAAAGTTgctccttggccaggcacagtggctttcgcctgtaatcgcagcactttgggaggccgaggtgggaggatcacttgagcccaggagtttgacaccagcctgggcaacatagttaagacttcatctctacaaaaaaatttaaaaattagctaggtgtggtgttatgcccctatagtcccagctactcaagagactgaggcgggaggatcacttgagcctgggaggccgaggccggcagtgagccatgatcgcccCCCTGctttctagcctgggcgacaagagagaaactctgtctcaaaaaaaaaaaaaaggttgatccTATTCACTCATTTTACTAAGGCAGAGCCTGAGGACAGGGGAGAGGATCCACAAGAGGCAGACAGACTCTTACAGAGGGGCACACATGTCATTAAACTGTAATAACACTCCTCACCTGCCTCTGTGATCTTATTAATCCCCACTTCCTTTAGtcctaatttacagatgagaaaactgaggctcaaaagaAATGCTTCGTATCGAAGCAGGCGCAAAGGTTTCCATGCTCCCACACAAACATCCATGCACAAACAGTCCCCATGCAAGTctggatgagaaaaccaaggcctgGGGAGGGGAATGGATCTCTTTTGCACAAGGCAGGGACGCGGACATCCCAGAGAGCTTCAGTCACACACAGAGAATCAAGGCAGGCACACATAGGCAGGAAGTCGCTGGCTCACCCATGCTGGAGGTGGGGAGCCCAAATGCAGGGAGACAGGGTTACACATGCTCTGATGGGGAGGCCACCCTCATCCGCCAGCTTGCCCGGCAGCAGGACTGAAGTATGGAAACTTGCAGTGGCCCGGCCAGGAGGGGGTGACCAGGGGATTCCAGCCACCTTCACCCCGTATCCCAGGTCCTGCACCCAGCTGGGGAGCCCCCAGCTTCCCCCTCCCCAGAAGCCTCTAGGAAAAGTCCGGGGAACTCCCTGCAAGGAGTGGTGCGCCTTTTTAGACCGAGAAAGTGGCCGCCAGGGCGACCCCCTCCGGGTCAGGCCCAGCCCCGCGCCCCCAAGGGTCCAGTGCAGTCCACTCACTCTGCTCCCTGGTCGTGCGCCACCCGCAGTCGCGCTGCCTTGAACCGAGTGAGCGGACGCCGCTCCGGGGGCGGGGCTGGAGCTGGCAGGCGAGGGGGCGGGCCAGCGACGCAAAGGGCCGGCGGTCGCCAGCAGTTGCCCCCTCCCCTTGGGGCCCGGGCACTCAGCCTATGGCTGCCAGCCTGTGCCACTCGCCGCGGCACCGGAGCGCGCCCCGGCGGCGACTGGCACAGGCGAGCCCTCAGCTGCCCCCTCCGGGCCTGGGCTGTCCTCCCAGGGACGCTCCATCGCGGTGGGAGGACTTGGAGAGGCGGGAAAGGGAGGGTTCTGCAGCAGGGCGGTCGCGGCCTGAGCCTCTTCTCCCCAGCGGAGGGGTCTCCTCTGTGCTGGGTGTCCGGGCACTGCGCCCTCCCCATTGCCCACCCACCTGTGAACTGAGCTTCCTGGGCTGCACCCCAAGGACGCCCCGTCGATGGTTCGGAGGGGTCTTCAGTGGGTTGCTTAGCAGGCGTCTTCAGTGGGGGCCACCTTACCCTGAGTCCTCTCCCACCAGCAGATAGGTCTCCGCTGCTCCCGGGCACAGGCCCCTCCCAATTTCCCGCTCCCGCCCCGGCTCAGGGcgagtgggggtggggcaggcgcGGGCAGGATTGTGATGGGAACTTGCTGCTCCTCAGATAAGGAGGGTCTCTCCCGCCCCACCCCCTGGATTCCATGTTCCCCGGACCGATTCTCTCCCACCCTTATCACTGACGACAAAGTGATTTACTCATTAATGGTGTTTCTGGGCTGTGTCCTTAGCAGACAGTAAACCCCACcaatgtaagaatttttttttttttttgagacaagatcttgctctgtcgcccagagtggagtgcagtggcaccatcataacttactgcagtctccacctccgtggctcaagccatcctcccatctcagccggCTGAACATAGCTGCTGGGACTCCAgtcgcttgccaccatgcccatgtaATGAATGAGTGTCTCCCTCACTTCCTCTGTATCTCTCTCAGGAGGATCTCAGAGTCTCTCGCCTGCGTGTCTCTTTGCCTCTGCGTGTCTCTTTGTTGCTATCTGTGGTGCTCTCCCACGCCTCTCCCAGGCCACTGCTCCTCCAACGACCAGTCCTGCTGGCCCCGAAACGccccacccccacttcccagGAGCTTCCAGACGGTCCCAGCTCTTCCACCCTCAGATTCAGGAAGGGAGGCTGGGTCCCGCTGCTGCCACCTTCTCCAGGACCGTGCCCTTTGCCCCGATGCTTCAGGCCCTGCTGGCCGCGGGTGGGGTGAGGGCGCCCCAGGAGAGATGAGCCAGAGGCTGAGAATAAGCGTGGATCTGGGATACCCTCGTGGGAGCAAACTCAGGGGGCACTCAGGCCGGGTCAGGCCCCCATGTAGCCGCTTGGGGGTCCCAGCCCTCCCGCCCCCGCTGTTCCCTGCCTGCTCTGCTCAAAGACACAGCCAATAGGACCCACAGGGTGGGACGGTGTTAACCCTTCAGTGCCAGGTTCGCCACAGTCCTGTGGACCAAGTCAACTCCAATGGTGCCCACTGGGATGACCCCTGAAGATCTCCCAACATAGCTGTGGCTGGCacccagtaggtgctcaataaatgacctCCTTCTGTAAAGGGGAAGCCACGCCCCAGGGTGGGGAGGTGGCTGCTTAACACCTCCCAGGCGCCATTCTCACCTCTCTCGAAAATGGGGCTCTTCCGGCTGTGGGTCCTGGGCTCAGCAACCTGCCTCTCCCGCTGCCTCCCTGCACTTCTTTCCCACGAATTGGGACTGTGGGGACTCAGGCTCCAGGGTCTCGACAGATGTTGGGAGTCCCATCCCTAACTGCCACTTCACGCTCCTGACCACAGTTCTTAAAACTCAGATCACGTTTCTCTTGTGCTCCAAACCCTCCCGTGGCTCCCTGTGTTTCTCAGAGTAAGTGATCAAGTCCTCGGTGAGGACCATGCAAGGACAAGGCCATATGCCGTCCtgatctgtctctttctgttacTTCTGTGCCTCTCTCTGCTCCACtctgcttctgcctcccgagcTCCTCCAAGTTCCACACACACTTCAAGACTTTTGAACCTGGGGGCCAGGTGGCCTGGAGcacccttctccccaccccttcccagaTGGTCAGCtggtcacctcctcagagagacctTCCCTGATCTGTCCCTCATCTCAAATGACAGTTGGCATTATCTGAAATCaccttgcttttgctttttttttttttgtaatctccctttattgcccaggctggagtgcagtggtgcgatttgggctcactgcaaactccacctctgcaacctccgcctcctggcttcaagcaattctcctgcctcagcctccagagtagc
Proteins encoded in this window:
- the S1PR5 gene encoding sphingosine 1-phosphate receptor 5 gives rise to the protein MESGLLRPAPVSEVIVLHYNYTGKLRGARYQPGAGLRADAVVCLAVCAFIVLENLAVLLVLGRHPRFHAPMFLLLGSLTLSDLLAGAAYAANILLSGPLTLRLSPALWFAREGGVFVALTASVLSLLAIALERSLTMARRGPAPVSSRGRTLAMAAAAWGVSLLLGLLPALGWNCLGRLDACSTVLPLYAKAYVLFCVLAFVGILAAICALYARIYCHVRANARRLRARPGTAGTTLTRARRKPRSLALLRTLSVVLLAFVACWGPLFLLLLLDVACPARTCPVLLQADPFLGLAMANSLLNPIIYTLTNNDLRHALLRLVCCGRHSCGRDPGGSQQSASAAEASGGLRRCLPPGLDGSFSGSERSSPQRDRLDTSGSTGSPGTPTAARTLVPESAAD